In Anticarsia gemmatalis isolate Benzon Research Colony breed Stoneville strain chromosome 5, ilAntGemm2 primary, whole genome shotgun sequence, the following are encoded in one genomic region:
- the LOC142972802 gene encoding uncharacterized protein LOC142972802 isoform X2, which translates to MTSTDTYQLKWHSHSSHLNGSVAALLRSERFTDVVLCTMDGSQIPAHKFILSSCSVYLSTLFEGQRSVTRMGGMLYVVLPSEISTKALKILVEYMYKGETTVSNEVLDTVLKAGEVLKIRGLWRQTEEGVDGLPGDKTAATAIPSTVTKQASINPKKSDDSQPKISVKKDEKLLKSFNPVTSGPGGVTRPMFIGPPKLVFIKTTEGATGAASLRPGAPKGQTILVAPAPTSDAATMATVATSTSATVSVASGAGSEDSQDEPLTPRILRRHAAERKYGKRQKTDTNTDNEDKETDDTHDTASETSKKSLETEVQVKDEPEWDASSIEEEERSIAEMFQAEMSVKSEPIDEVDIDEDSLVYSPLACELCAEVFTVPAAWVRHVQGHARADHTTARKRKHRSASDDTEETMALLRCDLCQKHFPNPAEWVRHIQSTHTESEGAQNKACPQCKKTFPSHASMLIHMRMHTGERPFVCGLCNKSFNVKSNLLRHLRTLHDQLISPAQVEGEEEEIVPGPSEVKRES; encoded by the exons TCGGTCGCGGCGTTGCTGCGGTCCGAGCGGTTCACGGACGTGGTGCTATGTACCATGGACGGGTCTCAGATCCCCGCGCACAAGTTCATCCTGAGCTCGTGCAGCGTGTACCTGAGCACGCTGTTCGAGGGCCAGCGCTCTGTGACGCGGATGGGCGGCATGCTCTATGTGGTACTGCCGTCTGAAATATCAACTAAAGCGCTCAAGATCCTCGTTGAGTATATGTATAAAG GTGAAACTACAGTATCAAATGAGGTTCTAGACACTGTGTTGAAAGCCGGTGAAGTGTTGAAAATTCGAGGTCTATGGAGACAGACTGAGGAAGGCGTGGATGGGTTACCTGGTGACAAAACCGCAGCAACTGCGATACCTTCCACTGTCACCAAGCAGGCTTCCATAAATCCTAAGAAGTCTGATGACAGTCAACCGAAGATATCAGTGAAGAAAGATGAGAAACTTCTTAAATCTTTTAATCCGGTCACTTCAGGCCCCGGTGGAGTTACcag ACCAATGTTCATCGGGCCTCCGAAGCTGGTGTTCATCAAGACGACGGAGGGAGCGACGGGCGCGGCGTCGCTGCGGCCCGGCGCGCCCAAGGGACAGACCATCCTCGTGGCGCCCGCACCCACCAGCGATGCGGCTACCATGGCCACCGTCGCCACGTCCACATCAG CGACAGTATCTGTGGCGAGCGGGGCCGGGAGCGAGGACTCTCAAGACGAGCCACTGACGCCGAGGATACTGCGCCGGCACGCGGCCGAGAGGAAGTACGGCAAGAGGCAAAAGACTGATACCAATACTGATAATGAGGACAAGGAAACTGACGACACGCATGATACTGCTTCTGAAACTTCTA AAAAGTCATTGGAAACCGAGGTGCAAGTGAAAGATGAACCGGAATGGGACGCGAGCAGTATAGAGGAGGAAGAGCGATCCATCGCCGAGATGTTTCAAGCTGAGATGAGCGTCAAATCCGAACCTATCGATGAAGTCGACATTGACGAGGACAGCCTA GTGTACAGCCCGCTGGCGTGCGAGCTGTGCGCGGAGGTGTTCACGGTGCCGGCCGCCTGGGTGCGCCACGTGCAGGGCCACGCGCGCGCCGACCACACCACCGCCAGGAAGAGGAAGCACCGCTCCGCC AGTGACGACACCGAAGAGACCATGGCTCTGCTCCGCTGCGACTTATGCCAAAAGCACTTCCCAAACCCTGCTGAATGGGTGCGACATATACAGAGCACGCACACAGAATCAG AGGGCGCGCAAAACAAGGCTTGCCCGCAGTGCAAGAAAACCTTCCCGTCGCATGCCTCCATGCTCATTCATATGCGAATGCATACAG GCGAGCGTCCATTCGTTTGCGGACTATGTAACAAGAGTTTCAACGTGAAGTCCAATCTGCTGCGACATCTGCGCACGTTGCACGACCAGCTCATCAGCCCCGCGCAAGTGGAGGGCGAGGAAGAGGAGATTGTGCCGGGCCCTTCCGAGGTCAAGCGCGAGTCTTGA
- the LOC142972803 gene encoding proliferating cell nuclear antigen, whose translation MFEARLLRSSILKKVLEAIKDLLTQATFDCDDNGIQLQAMDNSHVSLVSLTLRADGFDKYRCDRNISMGMNLGSMSKILKCAGDKDTVTIKAQDNADTVTFVFESPNQEKVSDYEMKLMNLDLEHLGIPETEYSCTIRLPSAEFARICRDLSQFGESMVISCTKEGVKFSATGDIGSANIKLAQTASIDKEDEAVVIEMEEPVTLTFACQYLNYFTKATSLSPQVQLSMSADVPLVVEYRIQDIGHIRYYLAPKIEEEDS comes from the exons ATGTTCGAGGCACGCCTTCTCCGTAGTTCCATTTTGAAGAAGGTGTTGGAAGCTATCAAGGATCTCCTCACACAGGCTACATTTGATTGCGACGACAATGGCATCCAATTACAG GCAATGGACAACTCTCACGTATCACTGGTATCACTCACTCTCCGAGCAGATGGCTTTGATAAATACAGATGTGACAGAAACATCTCTATGGGCATGAACCTAGGAAG TATGTCAAAGATCTTGAAATGTGCGGGCGACAAAGACACAGTGACAATCAAGGCACAAGACAATGCAGACACAGTCACCTTTGTGTTCGAGAGCCCCAATCAAGAGAAGGTTTCAGATTATGAGATGAAACTCATGAACTTGGACCTAGAACATTTAG GTATTCCTGAGACTGAGTACAGCTGCACCATTCGGTTACCGAGCGCCGAGTTTGCGAGGATCTGCCGCGATCTCTCACAGTTCGGAGAGTCTATGGTCATCTCATGCACAAAGGAAG GAGTGAAGTTCTCAGCCACTGGCGACATTGGTTCAGCAAACATCAAGCTTGCTCAAACAGCCTCCATTGACAAGGAAGATGAGGCTGTTGTTATAGAGATGGAAGAGCCCGTCACTCTCACATTCGCCTGCCAGTACCTCAACTACTTCACCAAAGCTACCTCACTGAGCCCACAG GTACAACTGTCGATGTCCGCGGATGTCCCACTGGTGGTCGAGTACCGCATTCAAGATATAGGCCACATCCGCTACTACCTGGCGCCCAAGATCGAAGAAGAAGACAGTTAG
- the LOC142972802 gene encoding uncharacterized protein LOC142972802 isoform X1 — translation MTSTDTYQLKWHSHSSHLNGSVAALLRSERFTDVVLCTMDGSQIPAHKFILSSCSVYLSTLFEGQRSVTRMGGMLYVVLPSEISTKALKILVEYMYKGETTVSNEVLDTVLKAGEVLKIRGLWRQTEEGVDGLPGDKTAATAIPSTVTKQASINPKKSDDSQPKISVKKDEKLLKSFNPVTSGPGGVTRPMFIGPPKLVFIKTTEGATGAASLRPGAPKGQTILVAPAPTSDAATMATVATSTSATVSVASGAGSEDSQDEPLTPRILRRHAAERKYGKRQKTDTNTDNEDKETDDTHDTASETSKKSLETEVQVKDEPEWDASSIEEEERSIAEMFQAEMSVKSEPIDEVDIDEDSLVYSPLACELCAEVFTVPAAWVRHVQGHARADHTTARKRKHRSASDDTEETMALLRCDLCQKHFPNPAEWVRHIQSTHTESELALSNNSAPPKRHNRFTEGAQNKACPQCKKTFPSHASMLIHMRMHTGERPFVCGLCNKSFNVKSNLLRHLRTLHDQLISPAQVEGEEEEIVPGPSEVKRES, via the exons TCGGTCGCGGCGTTGCTGCGGTCCGAGCGGTTCACGGACGTGGTGCTATGTACCATGGACGGGTCTCAGATCCCCGCGCACAAGTTCATCCTGAGCTCGTGCAGCGTGTACCTGAGCACGCTGTTCGAGGGCCAGCGCTCTGTGACGCGGATGGGCGGCATGCTCTATGTGGTACTGCCGTCTGAAATATCAACTAAAGCGCTCAAGATCCTCGTTGAGTATATGTATAAAG GTGAAACTACAGTATCAAATGAGGTTCTAGACACTGTGTTGAAAGCCGGTGAAGTGTTGAAAATTCGAGGTCTATGGAGACAGACTGAGGAAGGCGTGGATGGGTTACCTGGTGACAAAACCGCAGCAACTGCGATACCTTCCACTGTCACCAAGCAGGCTTCCATAAATCCTAAGAAGTCTGATGACAGTCAACCGAAGATATCAGTGAAGAAAGATGAGAAACTTCTTAAATCTTTTAATCCGGTCACTTCAGGCCCCGGTGGAGTTACcag ACCAATGTTCATCGGGCCTCCGAAGCTGGTGTTCATCAAGACGACGGAGGGAGCGACGGGCGCGGCGTCGCTGCGGCCCGGCGCGCCCAAGGGACAGACCATCCTCGTGGCGCCCGCACCCACCAGCGATGCGGCTACCATGGCCACCGTCGCCACGTCCACATCAG CGACAGTATCTGTGGCGAGCGGGGCCGGGAGCGAGGACTCTCAAGACGAGCCACTGACGCCGAGGATACTGCGCCGGCACGCGGCCGAGAGGAAGTACGGCAAGAGGCAAAAGACTGATACCAATACTGATAATGAGGACAAGGAAACTGACGACACGCATGATACTGCTTCTGAAACTTCTA AAAAGTCATTGGAAACCGAGGTGCAAGTGAAAGATGAACCGGAATGGGACGCGAGCAGTATAGAGGAGGAAGAGCGATCCATCGCCGAGATGTTTCAAGCTGAGATGAGCGTCAAATCCGAACCTATCGATGAAGTCGACATTGACGAGGACAGCCTA GTGTACAGCCCGCTGGCGTGCGAGCTGTGCGCGGAGGTGTTCACGGTGCCGGCCGCCTGGGTGCGCCACGTGCAGGGCCACGCGCGCGCCGACCACACCACCGCCAGGAAGAGGAAGCACCGCTCCGCC AGTGACGACACCGAAGAGACCATGGCTCTGCTCCGCTGCGACTTATGCCAAAAGCACTTCCCAAACCCTGCTGAATGGGTGCGACATATACAGAGCACGCACACAGAATCAG AATTGGCCCTTTCAAACAACAGTGCCCCACCAAAACGTCACAATCGTTTCACAGAGGGCGCGCAAAACAAGGCTTGCCCGCAGTGCAAGAAAACCTTCCCGTCGCATGCCTCCATGCTCATTCATATGCGAATGCATACAG GCGAGCGTCCATTCGTTTGCGGACTATGTAACAAGAGTTTCAACGTGAAGTCCAATCTGCTGCGACATCTGCGCACGTTGCACGACCAGCTCATCAGCCCCGCGCAAGTGGAGGGCGAGGAAGAGGAGATTGTGCCGGGCCCTTCCGAGGTCAAGCGCGAGTCTTGA